TCAAGGAGAAAATAGAACTTGTCATATGGACGGGAAGAGTTGCCTATGTCTGGTACTGCCTCCTTACCCACAAGAAGGACTGGAAAAGCCTGTGGAGCCGGCAAGCCCAGAAAGAAGCCCTTCTCTGGCTCAATGAACATCGTTCCTCCTTCATTGCTCCGTCTGATTTCAAGAACACCGGGGAACTTTCCTGCGAAGGCTGCATTGCCGGGAACTGATCCTGAAAAACACCGCCCTGTTGGTCTGGAAAGCCGGACAAACAGGGCGGCGTCTTCCTCCAAATTATTGAAGCTGCTGTCCTGACCGTTCCATGCGGGAATTTGTCCGGACATATGCGGGAGAAGGCTGGGCTTCTGCTTGACTCCCGTTGGCGGGATGTTTAAGCATGGGACGTATGATCAAGTATGTTCCCCTCTTTTGCCTTTTCCTGATTGGTGGACTGGTTTCCCGTGCCGTAGAAAATCCTGTGGCCGTTCCTCCGGCTTCCTCCGATGCGCCGGAAGCGCCGCTTCCTTCCGGGGAATTGCTTTCCGACCATGTGGCGGAAGCCGAGTTCACGGGCATCATTCACAGGAAGTGCATGTTCATGACTTCCCTGTGCCCGGACAAATGCGACCATCCCAAGGATTTCGCCACCTTCCGGATCATCAAGTACCTGGATTACCGGAAGCCGGGCAAATATGGCGATGAGAAGCAGGAAAAGCTGATGGTTGACGTGAATCCGGCCCACAAGCCCATCCTCCAGGACGCCTCCGTCCTGAAGCAGATCTCCGCGCTCAAGCCGGGCGACAAGGTTGTTCTGCACTGGTCCCATTATTACATGCACCAGGATTCCAGCTCCTTCCCGCAACGGCCCGTCATTTCCATAAAGCATCTTTCCCCCTCCGGTGAGGCGGAGAAGGAGTGACTTCTGGTCTTTTCGCAGAAAAGCGGGCCGGGCTGGACTTGAAAACGCGGGGTGTGCTAGGAACCACGCTGGTCATGGCGCGTTGGACGGATAAGAATGATGCGTTCATCGCGTAATGATCCTTACACACCATATACACCATGCGTTTACCTTTGAACAACTTGACAGTGCTCTCCCTGCTGTGCGCCCTGGGAATGTCCATGACCGGCGCCCTGGGGACGGAAAGCTTTGAACAGGCCAAGCGCGGCAAGTTCACCAGCCTGCAAACCGAATACGGCCCCCTGTCCTGCGCGGATGGAGTGGCGGAAATCGGGGGAACGGGAAAAACCGGAAATTCTTCATTGCGGATGTTCGGCGGGAAAGATGCCGAACTCAAACTGGATTTGAAGGACGTACCCACCACGGAAGTGCGGCTTTCCGCCTGGGCGGAACGCTGGACGGGGCAGGCCCCCTTTGAATTTTCCATCACGGCGGTTGGCTCCCAGGGAGAAAAGGAAATCTATGACGGCAAAAATATCAAGACGGGCGGATTCAAGACAAAGATTGAAGCGCGCGTTCCCGCAGGCACCCGTTCCCTGGTTTTCAAGCTGACGGCTCCGGAAAACAAGGGGCTGAAACTGGACGACCTGTTTATTGTCCCCTCCATTCCCATGAAAGTGGACCCCCGCGTGGAAATGTCCGCTCCGGTGGCTCCCGTGATCAAGCGCATTCCGGGCAATCCCGTTCTTTCCGTGAACGTGAAAACGGAAGGATGCCTGAATCCCGTTTCTCTGAATGCCGTCAATCTGGATTTTTCCGGGACGGCCAGGCTGGCGGACATTGAATCCGTGACGGTCGTGCGCGGCGGGGAAAAACCGGAATTCCCCGAGGGTGCGGTTACATTCCCTGAAGACCCGGCCCAGGTTCTGGGTACGGTCCGTATTTCCGGCGGCATGAAGCCCCGGATTTCCGTCAGGGGCAATCTGGAACTGGAACCCGGTGACAATCACCTGTGGGTGTGCGTCACGATGAAGGACGGAGCCTCGCTGGACGGCAAGGTGGTTGTGCGCCCCGCCAGCGTTGTGGCCGGCAACAAGCTGATGAAAGTGGCGGATGCCGCCCCCGTGGCGCAGCGCATCGGTGTGGCGGTGGTGAAGCCCGGGGATTTCAACTCCAAATTCTACCGCATTCCCGGCCTGGTTCGGACGAAGAAGGGGACCCTTCTGGCGGTTTATGATATTCGCTACAATCATTCCGGCGACCTTCCGGCCAATATCGACGTAGGCGTGAGCCGTTCCACGGATGGGGGACGCACCTGGTCCGACGTGAAGATTGCCGTGGACGATTCCAAAATAGACCCTGCCAGGAAGGATGCCAAGGGCGTGGGAGACCCCGCCATTCTGCTGGATGAAAAAAACGGCCGCGTGTGGGTGGCCGCCATTTGGAGCTA
This genomic stretch from Akkermansia biwaensis harbors:
- a CDS encoding sialidase family protein — protein: MNNLTVLSLLCALGMSMTGALGTESFEQAKRGKFTSLQTEYGPLSCADGVAEIGGTGKTGNSSLRMFGGKDAELKLDLKDVPTTEVRLSAWAERWTGQAPFEFSITAVGSQGEKEIYDGKNIKTGGFKTKIEARVPAGTRSLVFKLTAPENKGLKLDDLFIVPSIPMKVDPRVEMSAPVAPVIKRIPGNPVLSVNVKTEGCLNPVSLNAVNLDFSGTARLADIESVTVVRGGEKPEFPEGAVTFPEDPAQVLGTVRISGGMKPRISVRGNLELEPGDNHLWVCVTMKDGASLDGKVVVRPASVVAGNKLMKVADAAPVAQRIGVAVVKPGDFNSKFYRIPGLVRTKKGTLLAVYDIRYNHSGDLPANIDVGVSRSTDGGRTWSDVKIAVDDSKIDPARKDAKGVGDPAILLDEKNGRVWVAAIWSYRHSIWGSKSGDNSPETCGQLVLASSDDDGLTWSKPVNITEQTKDKDWRILFNGPGNGICMKDGTLVFAAQYWDGKGVPWSTIVYSKDQGKTWHCGTGVSQQTTEAQVIELKDGSIMINARCNWGGSRVVGVTRDLGRTWEKHPTSRTAQLREPVCQGSLLAVDAVPGAGKLVLFSNPNTTSGRSHMTLKASVDDASSWLEDKWLLYDERGCWGYSCLAPVDKNHIGVLYEGRGALNFLKIPYKDVLNAGGGH